Proteins encoded together in one Chitinophaga varians window:
- a CDS encoding response regulator — protein sequence MKKFFMQLPLPRKLFLIAIVPLICLIYLGIQIFNKQSEDIRSIENLLQDVSTAATVMKVADEIHMERRSSVNYVLGNYSQNDLLMQRAKTDLAIDAVKSRLLAADSRFFTYSLLNTLPKKRKEIDNKSMPQREVLDYYSNLIFRLNNLAHASTPDISVLKPLQQDLNSQYLLAQMAAYQGLIRMDLYYFILKKEVWPDDFSRIENNNDMYASLRAEFLDKSSPANAAALLKVEKSNEYVITSDFISNTIKNRKIDTLFNADSWWDNSSAAVDQLKQLQRSIVDKVSKEARTIAQKENDLKTRYLVFLVLIVVLVIAFVTYTAKTITESLNILRSAADKIAKGMSGEAPDIRTRDAIGSLSKSLAAIDLTGQELAMAADSIGKGDFNITVKPRSSEDTLGNAVVQMAADLKAFREENELEMWVQTGLNKISETLLAERDMQSLTKDALSDLVQYTGAQTGVLYIRQNGDLHFSAGHALSDQYPAPPVVAAGKTLMGQALLQRKPILLRDAPDNFLHIAGGSVSAQPGHVFIMPLIHAGIAEGVVEIGSLFPFSESAVQYMTQASHSIAVAIQSTRSRIRLQELLEETQSQAEELQVQHSELESLNAELEAQTQKLQVSEEELKVQQEELMQSNAELEERSRMLEEKNQIIVERNLDIHKKAEELALSTKYKSEFLANMSHELRTPLNSILLLSRLLSENHDHNLNADQVEYAQVINSSGKGLLTLIDEILDLSKIESGKMELEYGQVYIENILSNMQALFEPIARDKGLALQLAAMPGAPASIETDQVRLEQILKNFLSNALKFTAKGSVTLSVQRGDIAGTIRFVVKDTGIGIPVEKQQVIFEAFQQADGSTRRKYGGTGLGLSISRELAKLLGGHISLESNGEDGSEFSVTVPVARKYEQTTAAPVASPTTVKEPTVVDEGLAAKGGTSYLAPLIPGDIPDDRDHIQPGDSIVLIVEDDTYFAKALLEFTRQRGYKGVVTVRGDMAGELARKYRPVGILLDIQLPVKDGWQVMEELKNDPVTRPIPVHIISSLEAKKESLMKGAVDFVSKPVTMESMQHIFEKLEFVLQRSTKKVLILEENAKHAKALAYFLGNYQVNSEISSTVTDGVQLLQQKDVDCVILDMGIPDQQAYETLETVKEIKGLENLPIIIFTGKSLSRAEEQRIRQYADSIVVKTAHSYQRMLDEVSLFLHLVSENNAAAQTGNSKMSLLNEVLKGKTVLVADDDVRNIFSLTKALEMHQMKVLSAVDGKEALQQLSEHTVDIVLMDMMMPEMDGYDAIAAIRKQPSMAHLPIIAVTAKAMMGDREKCLKAGASDYISKPVDVDQLISLLRVWLYDKGMK from the coding sequence ATGAAGAAATTTTTTATGCAGCTGCCACTGCCCAGGAAGTTATTCCTGATTGCTATTGTTCCCTTGATATGCCTTATTTATCTGGGTATCCAGATATTCAACAAACAGAGTGAGGATATCCGCAGCATCGAAAACCTGCTACAGGACGTAAGTACAGCCGCCACCGTGATGAAGGTGGCCGATGAAATACATATGGAACGCCGTTCCAGCGTGAATTACGTGCTGGGCAACTACTCCCAGAACGACCTGCTGATGCAGCGGGCCAAAACAGACCTCGCCATCGATGCCGTGAAATCAAGGCTGCTGGCGGCCGATAGCCGTTTTTTTACCTATTCGCTGCTCAATACGCTTCCGAAAAAAAGAAAAGAGATCGACAATAAGAGCATGCCACAGCGGGAAGTACTGGATTATTATTCCAATCTGATCTTCCGGCTCAACAACCTGGCGCATGCCAGTACACCGGATATCAGTGTGCTGAAGCCCCTGCAGCAGGACCTTAATTCGCAGTACCTGCTGGCGCAGATGGCCGCTTACCAAGGCCTCATACGGATGGACCTCTACTACTTCATCCTGAAAAAGGAAGTGTGGCCGGACGACTTCTCCCGCATCGAAAACAACAACGACATGTATGCTTCGCTGCGGGCCGAATTCCTTGATAAATCATCCCCCGCCAATGCCGCCGCCCTGCTGAAAGTAGAGAAAAGCAACGAATACGTGATCACCTCCGATTTTATCAGCAACACTATCAAAAACCGGAAGATAGATACCCTTTTCAATGCAGACTCGTGGTGGGACAATTCCAGCGCGGCGGTAGACCAGCTCAAACAGCTGCAACGCAGTATTGTGGACAAGGTCAGCAAAGAGGCCCGTACCATTGCACAGAAAGAAAATGACCTCAAAACACGTTATCTCGTCTTCCTCGTACTTATTGTAGTGCTGGTGATAGCATTCGTTACCTACACCGCCAAGACAATTACCGAAAGCCTGAACATACTGCGTTCTGCGGCCGATAAAATAGCCAAAGGCATGAGCGGGGAAGCGCCCGATATCCGTACAAGGGATGCTATCGGCAGCCTGTCAAAATCACTCGCCGCCATTGATCTGACCGGCCAGGAGCTGGCCATGGCAGCGGACAGTATCGGCAAGGGAGATTTTAATATCACCGTGAAGCCCCGCAGCAGTGAAGATACGCTGGGCAACGCCGTAGTACAAATGGCGGCTGATCTGAAAGCCTTCCGCGAGGAAAATGAACTGGAGATGTGGGTGCAGACAGGGCTTAACAAAATAAGTGAAACGCTGCTGGCTGAAAGGGACATGCAGTCCCTCACCAAAGACGCTTTGTCTGATCTGGTACAATATACCGGCGCGCAAACAGGCGTGCTCTACATCCGCCAGAACGGCGACCTGCATTTCTCCGCCGGGCACGCGCTGTCGGACCAATACCCGGCGCCCCCTGTGGTGGCAGCCGGCAAAACGCTGATGGGGCAGGCATTGCTGCAACGTAAGCCGATACTCCTCCGTGATGCCCCCGATAATTTCCTGCACATCGCCGGAGGGTCCGTTTCCGCACAACCCGGACATGTGTTTATTATGCCACTGATACACGCCGGCATAGCGGAAGGCGTGGTGGAAATCGGTTCGCTGTTTCCTTTCAGCGAAAGCGCCGTGCAATATATGACACAGGCATCCCACAGTATAGCAGTGGCCATTCAAAGCACCCGCAGCCGCATACGTCTGCAGGAACTGCTGGAGGAAACACAGTCACAGGCAGAAGAACTACAGGTGCAACACAGCGAGCTGGAAAGCCTCAATGCGGAACTGGAAGCACAAACCCAGAAACTGCAGGTATCGGAAGAAGAACTTAAAGTGCAACAGGAAGAACTGATGCAGTCCAATGCTGAACTGGAAGAGAGAAGCCGCATGCTGGAAGAGAAAAACCAGATCATCGTGGAACGAAACCTCGATATCCACAAAAAAGCTGAAGAACTGGCACTCAGCACCAAGTATAAGTCAGAGTTCCTCGCCAATATGTCGCATGAGCTGCGCACGCCGCTCAATTCCATCCTGCTGCTGTCACGGTTATTGTCTGAAAACCATGACCATAACCTGAATGCCGACCAGGTGGAATACGCGCAGGTCATCAATTCCTCCGGTAAAGGATTGCTGACGCTGATAGATGAAATACTGGACCTCTCCAAGATAGAATCCGGTAAGATGGAACTGGAATATGGCCAGGTATACATTGAAAATATCCTCTCCAATATGCAGGCGCTGTTTGAGCCGATTGCACGGGACAAAGGACTGGCGCTGCAACTGGCTGCCATGCCTGGTGCGCCGGCATCAATAGAGACAGACCAGGTAAGGCTGGAGCAGATACTCAAAAATTTCCTCTCCAATGCCCTGAAATTTACCGCCAAAGGTTCTGTTACGCTGTCAGTACAGCGGGGCGACATAGCTGGCACTATCCGCTTTGTGGTAAAAGACACAGGCATCGGTATTCCGGTGGAAAAACAACAGGTGATCTTCGAAGCGTTCCAGCAGGCTGACGGTTCTACCCGTCGCAAATACGGTGGCACCGGACTGGGGCTGTCTATCAGCCGTGAGCTGGCCAAGCTGCTGGGCGGCCACATTTCCCTTGAAAGCAACGGGGAAGACGGCAGCGAATTCTCAGTAACGGTACCGGTAGCACGAAAATATGAACAGACCACCGCAGCCCCGGTAGCTTCGCCAACAACCGTCAAAGAGCCTACTGTAGTGGACGAAGGACTGGCTGCCAAAGGAGGCACGTCTTACCTGGCGCCACTGATTCCCGGTGATATCCCTGATGACCGTGACCATATTCAACCAGGGGACTCCATTGTGCTGATTGTGGAAGACGATACTTACTTTGCCAAAGCACTGCTTGAATTTACCCGTCAGCGGGGATATAAAGGCGTTGTTACTGTCAGAGGCGACATGGCCGGTGAACTGGCCCGCAAATACCGGCCTGTCGGCATCCTGCTCGATATCCAGTTGCCGGTGAAAGACGGCTGGCAGGTAATGGAAGAATTGAAAAATGATCCGGTCACCCGCCCGATACCTGTACACATCATCTCTTCGCTGGAAGCGAAAAAGGAAAGCCTGATGAAAGGCGCAGTGGATTTTGTGAGCAAGCCGGTCACCATGGAAAGCATGCAGCACATCTTTGAGAAGCTGGAATTTGTTCTGCAACGTTCCACCAAAAAGGTGCTGATACTGGAGGAGAATGCCAAACACGCCAAAGCGCTGGCCTATTTCCTGGGCAACTACCAGGTGAATTCAGAAATCAGCAGTACCGTTACCGACGGTGTACAATTACTGCAGCAGAAAGATGTGGACTGCGTGATACTGGACATGGGCATTCCTGACCAGCAGGCCTATGAAACACTGGAAACGGTAAAAGAAATCAAAGGGCTGGAAAACCTGCCCATCATTATATTTACCGGCAAAAGCCTTTCGCGGGCGGAAGAACAACGGATACGGCAGTACGCCGATTCCATCGTTGTAAAAACGGCACATTCCTATCAACGCATGCTGGACGAAGTGTCACTGTTTCTGCACCTGGTATCGGAAAACAATGCGGCCGCACAAACCGGCAACAGCAAAATGTCGCTGCTCAACGAAGTGCTGAAAGGCAAGACCGTACTGGTGGCCGATGACGATGTACGCAATATTTTCTCGCTCACGAAAGCGCTGGAGATGCACCAGATGAAGGTGCTTTCCGCGGTAGACGGAAAAGAGGCGCTGCAGCAGCTCAGTGAACATACCGTGGATATTGTGCTGATGGATATGATGATGCCGGAAATGGATGGCTACGACGCTATTGCCGCTATCCGCAAGCAGCCGTCAATGGCCCATCTGCCGATCATCGCCGTCACCGCCAAAGCCATGATGGGCGACCGGGAGAAATGCCTGAAAGCCGGCGCGTCAGACTATATCTCCAAACCCGTGGACGTAGACCAGTTGATTTCGTTATTACGTGTATGGCTATACGATAAAGGCATGAAATAA
- a CDS encoding response regulator: MEQKKVLIIDDDARNIFALKAVLRSRGIPCIAASTGAEGLALLDGGHEVGVVLMDIMMPDMDGYETIAALRAKEGEEHLPIIAVTAKAMVGDREKCLEAGADDYISKPVDVDVLLSQLQQYLSV; the protein is encoded by the coding sequence ATGGAGCAGAAAAAAGTACTGATCATAGATGATGACGCCCGCAATATTTTTGCGCTAAAGGCAGTGTTGCGCTCCCGTGGGATACCCTGTATTGCTGCTTCTACCGGCGCAGAAGGGCTGGCGCTGCTGGACGGCGGGCATGAGGTAGGCGTGGTGCTGATGGACATTATGATGCCCGACATGGACGGCTATGAAACCATTGCGGCGCTGCGGGCCAAAGAAGGGGAGGAGCATCTGCCCATTATTGCGGTAACAGCCAAAGCCATGGTGGGTGACCGGGAGAAATGCCTTGAAGCGGGTGCTGACGACTATATTTCAAAACCAGTTGATGTAGATGTGTTGCTCTCGCAGCTACAACAATACTTATCTGTATAA
- a CDS encoding protein-glutamate O-methyltransferase CheR produces the protein MNRNHISEQEVSMLLNDVLERYGYDFTEYAHASINRRVNHLFQLDRFPSFAEFRYRIITDADYASRFVEEITVNVTEMFRDPQFYYALRQQVLPVLATYPLIRIWHAGCSTGEEVYSFAILLKEANLLHKSVIYATDINTSVLEKGRTGIFPLSQMQQYSRNYMEAGGVQDFSSYYTANYEYAKFRQDLGGKIIFSPHNLVTDGSFNEFQLIICRNVLIYFNKMLQDKVLRLFCDSLEPLGFLALGSKESLNFTTVSGQFRQLDGKEKIWRKHHL, from the coding sequence GTGAACAGGAATCATATTAGTGAACAGGAAGTGAGCATGTTACTCAACGATGTGCTGGAGCGTTATGGGTATGACTTTACCGAGTACGCACATGCCTCCATTAACAGACGGGTGAATCATCTTTTTCAGCTGGACCGTTTCCCGAGCTTTGCGGAATTCCGCTATCGTATTATTACTGACGCGGATTATGCGTCGCGTTTTGTGGAGGAGATCACGGTGAACGTAACGGAGATGTTCCGTGATCCGCAATTTTATTATGCGCTTCGTCAACAGGTACTGCCGGTGCTGGCCACATATCCGCTTATCCGGATATGGCATGCCGGCTGTTCTACCGGGGAAGAAGTGTATTCTTTCGCTATTTTGCTGAAAGAGGCTAACCTGCTGCACAAATCGGTGATTTATGCAACAGACATTAATACCAGTGTGCTGGAAAAAGGGAGGACCGGTATTTTCCCGCTTTCACAGATGCAGCAATATTCGCGCAATTACATGGAAGCCGGCGGGGTACAGGATTTCTCGTCGTACTACACGGCCAACTACGAGTATGCTAAGTTCAGGCAGGACCTTGGAGGGAAAATTATTTTTTCTCCCCATAACCTGGTCACAGATGGTTCGTTCAATGAATTCCAGTTGATCATCTGCCGGAACGTGTTGATCTATTTTAATAAAATGCTGCAGGATAAAGTGCTGCGGCTGTTTTGCGACAGCCTGGAGCCACTCGGCTTCCTGGCGCTGGGCAGCAAGGAATCGCTTAACTTTACCACTGTGTCAGGGCAGTTCAGGCAGTTGGACGGTAAAGAGAAGATCTGGCGGAAACATCATCTGTAA
- a CDS encoding chemotaxis protein CheB codes for MDTASRVVLIGGSAGGLQAILTLLPGLSARLNAAVIIVLHRQSSSDSVLAELLAVKTSLPVREAEEKELLLPGTIYIAPGDYHLLIETDHTLSLDYSEKVNFSRPSIDVTFTSAVEVFGPQTMAVLLSGANDDGVEGLADVHEAGGITIVQDPDTAIVDFMPRHAIQAVPVDYVLAAADMASFINSFAGLMVG; via the coding sequence ATGGACACAGCTTCCCGCGTGGTGTTGATCGGCGGTTCCGCCGGTGGTTTACAGGCTATCCTGACATTGTTGCCGGGGCTGTCGGCACGTTTGAATGCAGCGGTGATCATTGTCCTGCACAGGCAAAGCAGTTCAGATTCTGTACTGGCGGAGTTACTGGCCGTCAAAACCTCATTGCCTGTCCGCGAGGCGGAAGAGAAAGAGCTGCTCCTGCCCGGCACGATTTACATTGCGCCGGGTGACTATCATTTGTTGATAGAAACAGATCACACGCTGAGCCTGGACTATTCCGAGAAAGTAAATTTCAGCCGTCCCAGTATAGACGTTACGTTTACTTCAGCGGTGGAAGTATTTGGTCCGCAAACAATGGCTGTGTTGTTGTCCGGTGCCAATGACGACGGTGTGGAAGGATTGGCAGATGTGCATGAAGCCGGCGGTATCACGATCGTACAGGACCCGGACACCGCCATCGTGGATTTTATGCCACGCCATGCCATACAGGCTGTACCGGTGGATTACGTGCTGGCAGCGGCCGACATGGCGTCTTTTATTAATAGTTTTGCCGGCCTGATGGTCGGTTGA
- a CDS encoding response regulator, with translation MILIVDDKPENILSIRKTLELYQFEVDTALSGEEALKKILKNSYTLIILDVQMPSMDGFEVAEAISGYSKAKDIPIIFLSAVNKEKRFIVKGYDSGGIDYLTKPVDPDVLLMKVKTFSRLYQQSQELKQIHQSLQEEVEVRKLAQAALSEKVNELHTMLEVLPQIAFTVTPDGQIEYANRNWFKYADSLQQLPETLPMDKSLRQCLDDTLYAGLPLEKEVYLKDRADNSFRCHLLRVIPVRENTGISKWIGTFTDIAHQKQTNEILEQKVKERTEELVEINKSLEASNHDLQQFASVASHDLKEPLRKIQLFGAIVRDRFLKTDPGAMSYMERIVGSSERMARLINDLLNYSRLSAASIYEVTDLNVVVQEIISDLELTITEKQAVVRVEKLPHIEAVPGQIRQVFQNIISNALKFSRKDLAPEIHISAETIAGSSVDGLSQADGDYCRITIRDNGIGFNEKYLSKIFTIFQRLHNADHYEGTGIGLAIAKKVIDKHQGIITATSVEGEGTAFIIVLPVQQIKVPNNN, from the coding sequence ATGATTTTGATTGTTGATGATAAGCCTGAGAATATTTTATCCATCCGGAAAACGCTTGAGTTATACCAGTTTGAAGTGGATACGGCGTTGTCCGGTGAAGAGGCGTTAAAAAAAATACTGAAAAACAGCTACACCCTGATCATCCTGGACGTGCAGATGCCCAGTATGGACGGATTTGAGGTGGCGGAAGCTATTTCCGGCTACAGCAAGGCAAAGGATATTCCTATCATATTTCTGTCTGCGGTCAATAAAGAAAAGCGTTTCATCGTAAAAGGCTACGACTCCGGTGGTATCGATTATCTCACCAAGCCGGTAGATCCGGACGTCCTGTTGATGAAAGTAAAAACGTTCTCCCGCCTTTACCAGCAGTCGCAGGAGCTCAAGCAGATACATCAATCGCTCCAGGAGGAAGTGGAAGTCCGTAAGCTGGCGCAGGCCGCCCTCAGCGAAAAGGTGAACGAGCTGCATACCATGCTCGAAGTGCTGCCTCAGATAGCCTTTACCGTTACCCCCGATGGACAGATAGAATATGCTAACCGCAACTGGTTTAAATACGCCGACAGCCTGCAGCAGTTGCCGGAAACCCTGCCAATGGACAAAAGCCTGCGGCAATGCCTCGATGATACCCTGTATGCCGGCCTGCCGCTGGAAAAGGAAGTTTACCTGAAAGACAGGGCAGACAATAGTTTCCGCTGTCATCTGTTGCGTGTTATCCCGGTAAGGGAAAATACCGGTATCAGCAAATGGATCGGTACCTTCACCGATATTGCCCATCAGAAACAGACCAACGAAATATTAGAGCAGAAAGTAAAGGAAAGGACCGAAGAGCTGGTGGAAATCAACAAATCGCTCGAAGCCAGTAACCATGATCTGCAACAGTTTGCCTCTGTGGCCTCTCATGATCTTAAAGAGCCGTTGCGTAAAATACAGCTGTTTGGCGCCATTGTGCGCGACCGCTTCCTGAAAACCGATCCCGGCGCCATGTCCTATATGGAAAGGATCGTAGGCTCGTCGGAAAGAATGGCCCGGCTGATCAATGATCTCCTGAACTATTCCCGCCTGTCGGCAGCAAGCATATACGAAGTGACCGACCTGAATGTGGTGGTACAGGAAATTATCAGCGACCTTGAATTGACCATTACAGAGAAACAAGCTGTGGTACGTGTGGAAAAATTGCCCCATATTGAAGCTGTTCCTGGGCAGATCCGTCAGGTGTTCCAGAACATCATCAGTAACGCTCTTAAATTTTCCCGGAAAGACCTGGCCCCGGAAATTCATATCTCCGCTGAAACCATAGCCGGAAGTTCGGTCGACGGTCTGTCACAGGCCGATGGCGACTATTGCCGTATAACCATTCGCGATAATGGCATTGGGTTTAATGAAAAATACCTGTCCAAAATATTCACTATCTTTCAACGCCTGCATAATGCAGACCATTACGAAGGCACCGGTATCGGACTGGCCATTGCCAAGAAGGTAATTGACAAACACCAGGGGATTATTACCGCTACCAGTGTGGAAGGAGAAGGGACCGCCTTTATTATTGTGTTACCCGTTCAGCAAATAAAAGTACCCAACAACAACTGA